Proteins co-encoded in one Myotis daubentonii chromosome 8, mMyoDau2.1, whole genome shotgun sequence genomic window:
- the LOC132239209 gene encoding transcriptional repressor CTCFL-like, with the protein MARTEVSGPSRQFTKIKELELVPEKAQEDEQEGGVRRAKEPPNPRGVEAKCTYGALLTHISEGEQELVPAAMEDDGRHILTLQAVYPTFKDGELQEVGCQMPQHQEGGPGMMPQAGSALPSLLWVREGSRQSLHQCVTISIEDELYSLRAVEPVQLQVLQDSVALAPEDSPCAESPAESPGLTKLEESPEEDPLPADGGVQLAQDQLFLLEARRGQEVVLAISNLNTQETEDRPASSQPPVETANSPKTQQKTKGTEQAFHCDLCMFTTARAANLNRHAKTHTNEKPHECHLCLKTFRTVTLLRNHINTHTGTRPHKCGDCDMAFVTSGELIRHRRYRHTHEKPFQCSTCKYASVEVSSHVCLKLRGVLLRSRCKLCYIKLTAESLTKEVLLKILFIHSLCRK; encoded by the exons ATGGCAAGGACGGAGGTCTCGGGCCCTTCCAGGCAATTCACCAAAATCAAAGAGCTAGAATTGGTACCGGAAAAGGCCCAGGAGGATGAGCAGGAGGGTGGCGTGCGCAGAGCGAAGGAGCCCCCAAACCCGAGGGGAGTGGAGGCCAAGTGCACCTATGGGGCTCTCCTGACCCATATCTCCGAGGGAGAGCAGGAGCTGGTGCCCGCCGCCATGGAGGACGACGGGAGGCACATCCTGACCCTCCAGGCGGTGTACCCCACCTTCAAAGACGGGGAGCTGCAGGAGGTCGGCTGTCAGATGccacagcaccaagaagggggGCCGGGGATGATGCCGCAGGCGGGCAGCGCGTTGCCCTCGCTGCTGTGGGTGCGAGAGGGGTCCCGGCAGAGCCTGCACCAGTGCGTGACCATCAGCATCGAGGACGAGCTGTACTCGCTGCGGGCGGTGGAGCCCGTGCAGCTCCAGGTCCTGCAGGACAGCGTGGCCCTGGCCCCTGAGGACAGTCCGTGTGCGGAGAGCCCCGCCGAAAGCCCTGGGCTGACTAAG CTTGAGGAGAGTCCGGAGGAGGACCCGCTGCCCGCTGACGGAGGCGTCCAGCTAGCGCAAGACCAGCTCTTTCTTCTGGAAGCAAGGCGGGGACAGGAAGTTGTTCTGGCAATTTCAAACTTAAACACGCAAGAAACAGAAGATCGTCCTGCTTCTAGTCAGCCACCTGTTGAAACAGCCAACTCGCCAAAAACTCAACAGAAGACCAAGG gcacagagcaggccttCCACTGCGACCTGTGCATGTTCACCACAGCCAGGGCGGCGAACTTAAACCGTCACGCGAAAACCCACACCAACGAGAAGCCGCACGAGTGTCACCTGTGCCTGAAAACCTTCCGCACAGTCACCCTCCTACGGAACCACATCAACACCCACACAG GAACCAGGCCGCACAAGTGTGGTGACTGTGACATGGCATTTGTCACCAGCGGAGAGCTCATCCGGCACAGACGTTACAGACACACTCACGAGAAGCCGTTTCAGTGTTCCACGTGCAAGTATGCGAGCGTAGAAGTAAGTTCACACGTGTGCTTAAAGCTTCGTGGCGTCTTATTAAGAAGTCGCTGTAAATTATGTTACATTAAACTAACAGCAGAATCCCTTACAAAAGAGGTTTTATTAAAGATATTATTCATACACAGTCTATGCAGGAAATAA